The stretch of DNA CACGACCCACGACCCACGACCCACGACCCACGACCCACGACCCACGACCCACGACCCACGACCCACGACCCACGACCCACGACCCACGACCCACGACCCATTCTGCCGGCCGTTGACACTCGTTCGCCGCGCCCCTATCATCCGCCTAACGGTCAGGGACGAACCGCCCTTCCGGCGGCCCTGCCGTCGATGAATGTGGGGGGCCTAGCATGGCGAGCTCCGAACGTGTCGAGTTGCGCGGCCGGCTGCCGCGTCGCCAGTTCCTGCGCGGCGGCCTGCTGCTGACCGGCACGCTGTTGGCATCCGGGCTTCTTCAGGCGTGCGGCTCGGGAGCCGCCCCGCCCAACCCGCCGACCCCGGCTGCCAAGCCTACGGAAGCGCCCAAGCCGGCCGCCCCGGCTGCTGCCGCTTCCCCGGCCGCCGCTGCTCCAGCAGCAGCCTCGCCGGCTGCAGCCGCGTCACCCGCCGCCGCGGCCTCCCCGGCTGCATCGCCAGCAGCCTCGCCGGCCGCCCAGGCCGCCCAGGCCGGCGCGCCTGCCGCTGCTGCGCCCAAGCCCGTCGCCGAGCCTGGCAAGCGTGGCGGTATCCTCGTCGTTGCCAAGACGACGGAGGCCCCGAGCCTCGATCCGCACCGCGTCAACGCCGTCTCCCGCCAGCGCGTGACGCAGAACATCTACAGCTACCTCGTGCAGACGGACGCCGGCATGCGCATCCAGCCGGATCTTGCCGAGAAGTGGTCCGTCTCTGGCGATGGCAAGCAGTACACCTTCAACCTCCGCAAGGGCATCAAGTTCCACAACGGCCGCGAGCTGGTCGCCGCCGACGTGAAGTACTCCATCGAGCGGATCAAGGATCCGGCCACGGCCTCACAGGGCGCGGGCCTGCTGCGCGCCATCACCGGCGTGGACACGCCAGACCCGTACACCGTGGTGCTGAACCTCTCGGCGCCGGACTCCGGCCTGCTGGCGAGCCTCGCCTCCGCCTGGGGCGGCATCGTGGCGAAGGAGGTCGTCGAGAAGGCGAACGGCGACCTTGCCAACGCCGATGGCGGCAGCGGCCCCTTCATGCTCGAAGAGTGGATCCCGAACCAGACGCTCAAGCTGAAGAAGAACCCGAACTACTACATCCAGGGCCAGCCCTTCCTGGACGGCATCACCTTCCAGGTCATCCCGGAAGAGTCGGCCATCATCGCCCAGCTCCGCAGCGGCAATGTGGACATGGCGATGCTGGAGGACAACAAGAACTTCGAGATCGTCAAGGGGATCAACACCCTGGACGTGGTCCGTGGCCCGCGCCTCGGCTACGACTACGTGAACATCAACCACGCGATGGAGCCGTGGGGCAAGCTGGAGGTCCGGCAGGCGTTCTCCTACGCCATCGACCGGGCCGAGGTGATGCAGGTGGCAGCCTCGGGCCTCGGCTCGCTGATCGCGCCGATCCCGCCAGCCCTCTCGGAGTACGCGCTCGACCCGGCCAGCCTGCCGGAGTACAAGCCGGACATCGCCAAGGCCAAGGAGCTGCTGACGAAGGCCGGCTTCCCGAACGGCTTCAAGTCCGAGCTGGAAGTGATCCCGACCTTCCCGACGATGGTCACCGGCTCGCAGGTGATCGTGGATCAGGTCAAGAAGGCTGGCATCGAGCTGGAGATCAAGCAGTACGAGTACGGCGTCTGGCTGGAGCGGTTCAACCGCAAGCAGTTCACGACGACGATGAACATCACCGGCGGCAACGCCGACCCCGATACGCTCCTCTACAACCGCATCCGCTCGGCCCCGGCCGACGTCTCGGGCGTCAACCAGAACAACTGGAAGGATGACGACGTCGACAAGCTGCTGGACGAGGGCAAGGGGCTGACGGACATCCCGAAGCGGAAGGATCTGTACACCCGCGTGCAGAAGCTCCTCGTCGAGCGGGTGCCGCAGATCTGGCTCTTCTCGGGCGACGTCATCACCGTCACCAAGAAGCGGGTCAAGGGCTACGAGTCAAATCCGTCCACGTTCATGCAGGGCCTGGTCACAACCTGGCTGGACGCGTAGCCGGAGGCGAAGCCCTCACCCCCCGACCCCCTCTCCCTGTGCGCGGGAGAGGGGGAGCGCGCGCAAACGATGGTCGTCGCTCGCCTGGACAATGCCTGGAAATGGTGCGCAAGCCCCGACCAACTCCCCTCTCCCGCGCACAGGGAGAGGGGCTGGGGGTGAGGGCCTCTACTCGGGCAAACGTAGCTCCACGCCGACGCGCTCCTCGATCAGCTTGACCACCACGTCGGCGTGCAGGCCGCCCCAGCCGCGTGACTGCGCCTCGATGAATCGCTGCTCGACAAGGTTGGCGATGTCGAGCGGCATCCCCAGCTCCTTGGCGAGCGAGGTGCCGAGCCGCAAGTCCTTCGCCCCGAGATCGAGCGCGAAGCCCGGCTCGAAGTTCCCCTTGAACAGGAACTTCGGGTAGTTGTTGCCGAGCTTCCAGGTCGCCCCGCTGCTGCTCTGGACCACGTCCACCAGCGTGGCGAGGTCCACCCCGGCCTTCACGCCGAGCGCCAACGCCTCCCCGAGCAGCATGTTCAAGCTCAGGGAGATCATGTTGTTCACGAGCTTGGTGGCCGATCCCGTCCCCGAGGCTCCGCAGTAGACGACGTGGTCGCCGATGGCGTCGAAGAGGGGCTTGCAGCGGTCGAAGGCTGCGCGGTCGCCGCCGACCATGATCGCCAGCCGCCCGGACTCCGCGCCGAACACCCCGCCGGAGACCGGCGCATCGAGTACGGCGACGCCGCGTTCTGCGCCGGCCTCGGCCAGCTTCCGCACGACGGTCGGGGAGTTGGTCGAGAGATCGACCAGGATGCCGCCGTCCGGCAGATTCGCCAGGACGCCGCGCTCGCCCAGGGCGACGGCTTCGACCTGCGGCGGCCCCGGCAGTGACGTGAAGACGATGTCGCTCGCTTCGGCAAGCTCGGCCGGCGACTCGGCCCAGCCTGCGCCGGCCCCTTCGAGCGCTTCGGCGGCGGCGCGGCGGGTGTCGTGAACGGTCAGCGGATGGCCGGCTTCCAGCAGGTGCCGAGCCATGTGGCGGCCCATGTTGCCGGTGCCAATGAATCCGAGACGCGGCCCCTCTGCCATGGTCCCT from Chloroflexota bacterium encodes:
- a CDS encoding NAD(P)-dependent oxidoreductase; the protein is MAEGPRLGFIGTGNMGRHMARHLLEAGHPLTVHDTRRAAAEALEGAGAGWAESPAELAEASDIVFTSLPGPPQVEAVALGERGVLANLPDGGILVDLSTNSPTVVRKLAEAGAERGVAVLDAPVSGGVFGAESGRLAIMVGGDRAAFDRCKPLFDAIGDHVVYCGASGTGSATKLVNNMISLSLNMLLGEALALGVKAGVDLATLVDVVQSSSGATWKLGNNYPKFLFKGNFEPGFALDLGAKDLRLGTSLAKELGMPLDIANLVEQRFIEAQSRGWGGLHADVVVKLIEERVGVELRLPE